A window from Agrobacterium tumefaciens encodes these proteins:
- a CDS encoding TetR/AcrR family transcriptional regulator → MQETTKNQPLDAAPEETLPPKRKRATTQVRNPERTRAAILEAARREVAAKGLAGARIDVVARRAGTNKRMIYHYFGDKDALYLAVLEDAYRHIRHTERRLDLTRKAPSEGLRELALFTWHYFLDHPEFLSILATENLNKARYLRQSPAITAMHSNFISELEDVLRRGSDAGEFRNGLDPIDVYLTIASLGAFYLSNRFTLSTIFQRDLTDPAELERWGQHIVNTLLAAVRPL, encoded by the coding sequence ATGCAAGAAACGACAAAAAACCAGCCACTCGATGCGGCCCCGGAAGAAACACTGCCGCCCAAGCGCAAACGCGCGACGACACAGGTGCGAAACCCTGAAAGAACCCGGGCTGCGATCCTCGAAGCAGCCCGCCGCGAGGTGGCGGCGAAGGGTCTGGCCGGCGCTCGAATCGATGTCGTCGCCCGCCGTGCCGGCACCAACAAACGGATGATCTATCATTATTTCGGCGACAAGGACGCGCTTTACCTTGCGGTTCTGGAGGATGCCTATCGCCATATCCGCCACACCGAGAGACGGCTTGACCTGACCCGCAAGGCCCCTTCGGAAGGTTTGCGGGAGCTGGCGCTTTTCACCTGGCACTACTTCCTCGACCATCCGGAATTCCTGAGCATCCTCGCCACCGAAAATCTCAACAAAGCCCGCTATCTCAGGCAATCTCCGGCGATTACGGCAATGCATTCGAATTTCATTTCGGAACTTGAAGATGTGCTGCGGCGCGGCAGCGACGCTGGCGAATTTCGCAATGGCCTCGATCCGATCGACGTCTATCTGACTATCGCTTCGCTCGGCGCCTTTTATCTGTCGAACCGGTTCACGCTCTCGACCATCTTCCAGCGCGACCTGACCGACCCTGCCGAACTGGAACGCTGGGGCCAGCACATCGTCAACACCCTGCTTGCTGCGGTGCGGCCGCTCTGA
- a CDS encoding carbohydrate ABC transporter permease, translated as MRRMFDRNIHAYLFLLPWLIGFFGLTLGPALASLYLSFTNYDLLQSPDWVGAANYVRIATADPKFAAAMQVTFTYVLLSVPLKLIFALLVALAFNRGIKGLTLYRAIFYLPSLLGSSVAIAVLWRQLFASDGLVNMILWQAFGYEGPSWISNPDYSIYTLVILSVWQFGSPMIIFLAGLRQIPQDMYEAAEIDGASKVRQFFRITLPLLTPVIFFNAVIQTIDAFKAFTPAFIISEGTGGPINSTLFYTLYLYQEAFGFFRMGYASALAWILVIIISLFTAFSFLSAKYWVHYDD; from the coding sequence ATGAGGCGGATGTTTGACCGCAACATTCATGCCTACCTGTTTCTTCTGCCCTGGCTTATCGGCTTTTTCGGCCTGACGCTGGGCCCGGCGCTTGCGTCGCTTTATCTGTCTTTTACCAATTACGACCTGTTGCAGTCACCGGACTGGGTGGGGGCGGCAAACTATGTGCGTATCGCCACCGCCGACCCGAAATTTGCCGCCGCAATGCAGGTCACCTTTACCTATGTGCTGCTGTCGGTGCCGCTGAAGCTGATCTTCGCGCTACTGGTAGCACTTGCCTTCAATCGCGGTATCAAGGGCCTGACGCTCTATCGGGCGATCTTCTACCTGCCGTCGCTGCTCGGTTCCAGCGTGGCGATCGCCGTCCTCTGGCGCCAGCTTTTCGCCTCTGATGGCCTCGTCAACATGATCCTCTGGCAGGCCTTCGGTTATGAAGGGCCAAGCTGGATTTCCAATCCGGATTATTCGATCTACACGCTGGTCATACTGTCGGTCTGGCAGTTCGGCTCGCCGATGATCATCTTCCTCGCGGGTCTGAGACAAATCCCGCAGGATATGTATGAGGCCGCCGAAATCGATGGTGCAAGCAAGGTGCGGCAGTTCTTCCGCATTACCCTGCCGCTTTTGACGCCGGTGATCTTCTTCAACGCCGTGATCCAGACGATCGATGCCTTCAAGGCCTTCACGCCCGCCTTCATCATTTCCGAAGGGACCGGCGGGCCGATCAACTCGACACTGTTCTACACGCTCTACCTCTATCAGGAAGCCTTTGGTTTTTTCCGCATGGGCTATGCCTCGGCGCTTGCCTGGATTTTGGTGATCATCATCTCGCTGTTCACGGCCTTCTCGTTCCTCAGCGCGAAATACTGGGTGCATTACGATGACTGA
- a CDS encoding ABC transporter substrate-binding protein encodes MPMMLKRRTVLSTGLAALSLATLGGGSAQAQAARLRMLWWGSQERADRTNKAISAYKQVKPDLDIAGEFAGWSDYWPRLATQVAGRNAPDLIQMDYRYIFEYGRRGALAPLDDYIGKGLKIEDFGKMNIDSGRVDGKLYGINLGVNSSAVFFDKAAWEKSGATPPSIGQTWEEFAENAAKLSKNKPKPGYYATADASGVEPSFENWLRQNGKSLYTQDGVIGFDPTDATKWFTLWADLRKSGACVPADVQALDQLNIETNPLTTGKAATAFAHSNQFVGYQKLNKSKLAISSYPKSKKDGPSGHYLKPSMLISVANGSAGIEQAVGFINFLVAEPEGIDILGVERGVPASESMRNALTPKLDEVSKIMVEYIAEITPGVGDLPPAPPPGAGEFAFVLKRTAEEVGFGKISPEQGGDRLVKESETVIKRK; translated from the coding sequence ATGCCCATGATGCTTAAGAGGAGAACTGTGCTTTCAACAGGGCTTGCGGCCCTGTCGCTTGCAACATTGGGGGGAGGGTCGGCGCAAGCGCAGGCCGCGCGCCTTCGCATGTTGTGGTGGGGGTCACAGGAGCGAGCCGATCGTACCAACAAGGCGATATCGGCCTATAAACAGGTGAAGCCCGATCTCGACATTGCCGGCGAATTTGCCGGCTGGAGCGATTACTGGCCGCGCCTTGCCACGCAGGTGGCCGGCCGCAATGCGCCCGACCTGATCCAGATGGATTATCGCTATATCTTCGAATATGGCCGTCGCGGCGCGCTGGCCCCGCTTGACGACTATATCGGCAAGGGCCTGAAGATCGAGGATTTCGGCAAGATGAACATCGATTCCGGTAGGGTCGATGGCAAGCTTTACGGCATCAATCTCGGGGTCAATTCCAGCGCGGTCTTCTTCGATAAGGCGGCCTGGGAAAAATCTGGCGCGACGCCGCCGTCCATCGGCCAGACCTGGGAAGAGTTTGCCGAGAATGCCGCCAAGCTCAGCAAGAACAAGCCGAAACCCGGTTATTATGCCACGGCCGATGCGAGCGGCGTGGAGCCGAGCTTCGAAAACTGGCTGCGCCAGAACGGCAAGTCGCTTTACACGCAAGATGGCGTCATCGGCTTTGATCCTACTGACGCGACCAAGTGGTTCACCCTGTGGGCCGACCTGCGCAAGAGCGGCGCCTGTGTGCCGGCCGATGTTCAGGCGCTGGACCAGCTCAATATCGAAACCAACCCTTTGACGACCGGCAAGGCGGCCACTGCATTCGCCCATTCCAACCAGTTCGTCGGTTATCAGAAGCTCAACAAGTCCAAGCTTGCCATAAGCTCCTATCCGAAGAGCAAGAAGGATGGCCCATCCGGCCACTACCTGAAGCCCTCCATGCTCATCAGCGTCGCCAATGGCAGTGCCGGCATCGAGCAGGCGGTTGGTTTCATCAACTTCCTCGTCGCCGAACCTGAGGGTATCGACATTCTCGGTGTCGAGCGCGGCGTTCCGGCATCGGAATCCATGCGCAATGCGCTGACCCCCAAGCTCGATGAGGTCAGCAAGATCATGGTGGAATATATCGCCGAGATTACCCCCGGCGTCGGCGATCTGCCGCCGGCGCCACCCCCGGGTGCGGGCGAATTCGCCTTTGTCCTAAAACGCACGGCGGAAGAGGTCGGCTTCGGCAAGATTTCGCCGGAACAGGGCGGTGACCGCCTCGTCAAGGAATCTGAAACCGTTATCAAACGGAAGTGA
- a CDS encoding cold-shock protein → MRKKSYQCGDTVFLKPGVLGNSQPKGPARVISVMPEGQGVVRLRVRFQHENFERSVAVDEIDAPASATSAPRASEGPVVREAGSSWINLNSIKIRK, encoded by the coding sequence ATGCGCAAAAAATCCTACCAGTGCGGCGACACGGTTTTTCTAAAACCTGGTGTTCTGGGTAACAGTCAGCCCAAAGGACCCGCCCGGGTTATATCGGTCATGCCCGAAGGACAGGGAGTCGTTCGCCTCAGGGTGCGTTTCCAGCATGAAAATTTCGAACGCAGCGTTGCGGTCGATGAAATAGATGCGCCCGCATCTGCAACCTCGGCACCACGCGCGAGCGAAGGCCCCGTGGTACGTGAGGCGGGATCGAGCTGGATCAACCTGAATTCCATCAAAATCAGAAAATAG
- a CDS encoding cold-shock protein produces MNTGTVKWFNATKGFGFIQPDNGGTDVFVHISAVERAGMRSLNDGQKISYEIVQDRRSGKSSADNLQAA; encoded by the coding sequence ATGAACACTGGTACTGTTAAGTGGTTTAACGCCACCAAGGGCTTCGGCTTCATTCAGCCTGACAACGGCGGCACGGACGTTTTCGTTCACATTTCTGCTGTTGAGCGCGCTGGCATGCGTTCGCTGAACGACGGCCAGAAGATCAGCTACGAGATCGTTCAGGACCGCCGGTCCGGAAAAAGCTCTGCTGATAACCTTCAGGCAGCTTGA
- a CDS encoding sugar phosphate isomerase/epimerase family protein produces MSLEGLSINFATVRQGGNFSAIVDACLAHGITAISPWREQVHGVGLTEAARIVEQNGLRLSGHCRGGFFPAPTAEGRRLAIEDNKRAVDEAAAMKADCLVLVVGGLPAGSRDLKGARQMVEDGMAELLPYARAAGVPLAIEPLHPFYAADRACFNTLKQSLDLCDRLGAGTGVAIDVYHVWWDPELEEQVARAGRNEQILAHHICDWLVPTTDPLNDRGMMGDGVIDLKAFRAMIEAAGFHGPQEVEIFSHRWQARPMDEVLSTVVERFKTVC; encoded by the coding sequence ATGAGCCTTGAAGGCCTTTCCATCAATTTCGCCACCGTGCGGCAGGGCGGAAATTTCAGCGCGATCGTTGATGCCTGCCTAGCGCATGGAATAACCGCCATCTCGCCCTGGCGCGAGCAGGTGCACGGCGTCGGGCTAACGGAAGCCGCGCGCATCGTTGAGCAGAACGGCCTTCGCCTCAGCGGCCATTGCCGCGGTGGATTTTTTCCCGCTCCCACTGCCGAAGGCCGCCGGCTCGCCATTGAGGACAATAAACGCGCTGTCGATGAAGCGGCCGCCATGAAGGCTGACTGCCTCGTGCTTGTCGTGGGCGGCCTGCCCGCCGGCTCGCGCGATCTCAAGGGCGCGCGGCAGATGGTGGAGGACGGCATGGCCGAGCTTCTGCCCTATGCGCGGGCCGCCGGTGTGCCGCTTGCCATCGAACCGCTGCATCCCTTTTATGCGGCCGATCGCGCCTGTTTCAACACGCTGAAACAATCGCTCGATCTCTGCGACCGGCTGGGTGCCGGCACCGGTGTCGCCATCGATGTCTACCACGTTTGGTGGGACCCGGAACTGGAAGAACAGGTGGCACGCGCCGGCAGGAACGAGCAGATACTGGCGCACCATATCTGCGACTGGCTGGTGCCGACTACCGATCCGCTCAATGATCGCGGCATGATGGGCGACGGCGTGATTGACCTCAAGGCATTTCGCGCCATGATCGAGGCCGCCGGCTTCCACGGTCCGCAGGAAGTGGAGATTTTTTCGCATCGCTGGCAGGCACGTCCGATGGATGAGGTTCTGTCCACCGTGGTCGAGCGTTTCAAGACCGTTTGTTGA
- the rpsU gene encoding 30S ribosomal protein S21, protein MQVLVRDNNVEQALRVLKKRMQREGIFREMRARESYEKPSEKRVREQAEAVRRHRKLEKKKMQREGLLPAPKKAARTR, encoded by the coding sequence TTGCAAGTACTCGTCCGCGACAACAATGTAGAACAAGCCCTTCGCGTCCTGAAAAAGAGAATGCAGCGTGAAGGTATCTTCCGCGAAATGCGCGCGCGGGAATCCTATGAAAAGCCTTCAGAAAAGCGTGTCCGCGAACAGGCCGAAGCCGTACGCCGCCACCGCAAGCTGGAGAAGAAGAAGATGCAGCGCGAAGGCCTGCTGCCTGCGCCCAAAAAGGCCGCCCGTACCCGGTAA
- a CDS encoding Gfo/Idh/MocA family protein — translation MKRIGVIMHGITGRMGYNQHLVRSVLAIRDQGGVLLKNGERVMLDPILVGRNGAKIEEIARKHNVARWTTDIDAALANPDDTLFFDAGTTQMRGSLLEKAIKAGKNVYCEKPISDTMEEALAIARLAESAGIKHGVVQDKLFLPGLRKLAMLRDSGFFGKILSVRGEFGYWVFEGDWQPAQRPSWNYRLKDGGGIILDMLCHWRYVLDNLFGPVKSVSCLGATHIPERFDEQGKAYKADADDAAYATFELEGGAIAHINSSWAVRVRRDDLVTFQVDGTHGSAVAGLTKCFTQHRTNTPKPVWNPDQPQTIDFYKTWQEVPDNVVYDNGFKAQWEMFVRHLIDNEPWPYGLMEGVKGVQLAELGLRSWKERRWLDVPAIS, via the coding sequence ATGAAACGTATCGGCGTCATCATGCACGGCATCACCGGCCGCATGGGTTACAACCAGCACCTCGTGCGCTCCGTTCTCGCCATTCGCGATCAGGGCGGCGTGCTTTTGAAGAACGGTGAAAGGGTCATGCTCGACCCTATTCTGGTCGGCCGTAACGGCGCGAAGATCGAGGAAATCGCCAGAAAGCACAATGTCGCCCGCTGGACGACCGATATCGATGCGGCGCTTGCAAACCCTGACGATACGCTGTTCTTCGATGCCGGCACGACGCAGATGCGCGGCAGCCTGCTGGAAAAAGCCATCAAGGCCGGCAAGAACGTTTATTGCGAAAAGCCGATTTCCGACACGATGGAAGAGGCGCTGGCGATTGCCCGGCTCGCCGAAAGCGCCGGCATCAAGCACGGCGTGGTGCAGGACAAGCTGTTCCTGCCCGGGCTGCGCAAGCTCGCCATGCTGCGCGACAGTGGCTTTTTCGGCAAAATTCTCTCGGTGCGCGGCGAGTTCGGTTATTGGGTTTTCGAAGGAGACTGGCAGCCGGCGCAGCGCCCGTCATGGAACTACCGCCTGAAGGATGGCGGCGGCATCATTCTCGATATGCTGTGCCACTGGCGTTATGTGCTCGACAATCTGTTCGGGCCGGTCAAATCCGTCAGTTGCCTCGGCGCCACCCATATTCCGGAACGTTTCGATGAACAGGGCAAAGCCTATAAGGCGGATGCTGACGATGCCGCCTATGCGACCTTCGAGCTGGAAGGCGGAGCCATTGCCCATATCAATTCCTCATGGGCCGTTCGCGTGCGCCGTGATGATCTCGTGACGTTCCAGGTGGACGGCACCCATGGTTCGGCGGTGGCGGGCCTGACCAAATGTTTTACCCAGCACCGCACCAACACGCCGAAGCCGGTGTGGAACCCCGACCAGCCGCAGACCATCGATTTCTACAAGACCTGGCAGGAGGTGCCGGACAATGTCGTCTACGACAACGGCTTCAAGGCGCAATGGGAGATGTTCGTGCGCCACCTCATCGACAACGAGCCGTGGCCCTATGGGCTGATGGAAGGCGTGAAAGGCGTGCAGCTTGCCGAACTGGGACTGAGATCGTGGAAGGAACGCCGCTGGCTCGACGTTCCCGCCATTTCGTAA
- a CDS encoding dihydrodipicolinate synthase family protein: protein MSELKLPKEDRSIEVYRLSGTPVAVEKRSAADFNRVAFAAAHVVADPLADNAPWLTPAIDWEATLRFRHRLWDLGLGVAEAMDTAQRGMGLAWPQAQELISRSLKEAATRKDALIACGVGTDHLDSGSHDLNHIIDSYLEQLDFVQGEGGLVILMASRALATAARSPDDYLKAYAKVLSHAGQKVVIHWLGEMFDPALEGYWGSGDHMAAMETCLAMIEENADKIDGIKISLLSKEKEIVMRRRLPAGVRMYTGDDFNYAELIAGDEQGHSDALLGIFDAIAPAASKALASLKRGADNEFFDILEPTVALSRHIFKAPTRFYKTGVVFLAYLNGLQDHFTMVGGQESTRSTQHFAELFRLADKANVLAEPDLATHRMKAFLTVRGIS from the coding sequence GTGAGCGAACTCAAGCTTCCAAAAGAAGATCGCAGCATCGAGGTCTACAGATTATCAGGCACGCCGGTCGCGGTTGAAAAACGAAGTGCCGCGGATTTCAACCGCGTCGCTTTCGCCGCCGCCCATGTGGTGGCCGATCCGCTTGCCGACAACGCCCCGTGGTTGACGCCCGCCATTGACTGGGAGGCGACCTTACGCTTCCGCCATCGCCTATGGGACCTCGGTCTTGGCGTTGCCGAGGCGATGGATACGGCGCAGCGCGGCATGGGGCTGGCATGGCCGCAGGCGCAGGAGCTGATCTCCCGTTCACTGAAGGAAGCAGCCACCCGCAAGGATGCGCTGATTGCCTGCGGCGTCGGCACCGACCATCTTGATAGTGGCAGCCATGACCTCAACCATATTATCGACTCTTACCTCGAACAGCTTGATTTTGTTCAGGGAGAAGGCGGGCTTGTGATCTTGATGGCCAGCCGCGCGCTGGCCACTGCTGCCCGTTCGCCGGATGATTATCTCAAGGCCTATGCGAAGGTCCTCTCCCATGCGGGCCAGAAGGTTGTGATCCACTGGCTGGGCGAAATGTTCGACCCGGCGCTTGAGGGTTACTGGGGGTCTGGCGACCACATGGCCGCCATGGAGACCTGCCTCGCCATGATCGAGGAAAATGCCGACAAGATTGACGGCATCAAGATTTCGCTTCTCTCCAAGGAAAAGGAAATCGTCATGCGCCGCCGTCTGCCGGCTGGCGTGCGCATGTATACCGGCGACGATTTCAACTATGCCGAACTGATCGCTGGTGATGAACAGGGCCATTCGGACGCGCTGCTCGGCATCTTCGACGCGATTGCGCCGGCCGCCTCCAAGGCTCTCGCCAGTCTGAAGCGCGGCGCGGACAATGAATTCTTCGACATTCTGGAGCCGACGGTGGCGCTGTCACGCCATATCTTCAAGGCTCCCACCCGCTTCTACAAGACCGGCGTGGTGTTCCTCGCCTATCTCAACGGGCTGCAGGATCATTTCACCATGGTCGGCGGGCAGGAAAGCACCCGCTCCACACAGCATTTCGCAGAGCTTTTCCGGCTGGCGGACAAGGCCAATGTGCTTGCCGAACCGGATCTCGCCACGCACCGCATGAAGGCGTTTCTGACTGTGCGGGGCATTAGCTAA
- a CDS encoding carbohydrate ABC transporter permease gives MTDAVTAPRPGQGPQRTPLKSVMLHTALIIASFAMLYPILWMISGSFRPQDELFSSSSLIPSSVDIGGYIRGWTGLQVSFGQFFWNSFFISVLATIGNVVGCSLTAFAFARLRFGGRNFWFALMLGTLMLPYHVVLIPQYILFLEMGWVNTSLPLIVPKYLATDAFFIFLMVQFFRGIPRELDEAAVMDGCSPFRIYWKIMLPLSLPVLATAAIFSFIWTWDDFFGPLIYLNDINTYTVQLGLRSFVDSTGSSDWTSLFAMSNLSLVPVFLFFLFFQRLLIEGIATTGMKR, from the coding sequence ATGACTGACGCTGTTACCGCCCCTCGGCCCGGACAAGGCCCGCAACGCACACCGCTAAAATCGGTGATGCTCCACACGGCGCTGATCATTGCTTCCTTCGCGATGCTCTATCCGATCCTGTGGATGATCTCAGGTTCCTTCCGGCCACAGGATGAGCTGTTCAGTTCTTCCTCGCTCATTCCTTCGTCGGTGGATATCGGCGGTTATATCCGTGGCTGGACCGGGCTGCAGGTGAGTTTCGGGCAGTTCTTCTGGAACTCCTTCTTCATCTCGGTGCTGGCCACCATCGGCAATGTGGTCGGCTGCTCGCTCACCGCGTTCGCATTTGCAAGGCTGCGGTTCGGTGGACGCAATTTCTGGTTCGCGCTGATGCTCGGCACCTTGATGTTGCCCTATCACGTCGTGCTTATCCCGCAATATATCCTGTTTCTGGAAATGGGCTGGGTGAACACGTCGCTGCCGCTGATCGTGCCGAAGTACCTCGCGACGGACGCCTTCTTCATCTTCCTGATGGTGCAGTTCTTCCGCGGTATCCCGCGTGAACTGGACGAGGCGGCTGTGATGGATGGCTGCTCGCCCTTCCGTATCTACTGGAAGATCATGCTGCCCTTGTCGCTGCCGGTGCTGGCGACGGCCGCCATCTTTTCCTTCATCTGGACCTGGGACGATTTCTTCGGGCCGCTGATCTATCTGAACGACATCAACACCTACACCGTGCAGCTCGGCCTTCGATCCTTCGTGGATTCCACCGGAAGTTCGGACTGGACCTCGCTTTTCGCCATGTCCAACCTGTCACTGGTGCCGGTCTTCCTGTTCTTCCTGTTTTTCCAGCGGCTGCTGATCGAAGGCATCGCCACGACAGGAATGAAACGCTGA
- a CDS encoding Gfo/Idh/MocA family protein has product MPERLKRKRYALVGTGNRGTTMWGRELLAGWSDYVELVGICDLNLMRAERARAMMGSSAPLYDDFERMMVEQRPELVIVCTPDDTHDDIIIRALEGGADVISEKPMTTTPEKIDRIRAAEAKSGRRVDVSFNYRFSPTAARIKELIDDGAIGTVTSVDFHWYLDNQHGADYFRRWHAFTEHSGSLFVHKATHHFDLLNWYLDSDPVEVKGFGQLLHYGRNGPFRGTRCRTCPHQGECDYFMDLGADPFLDALYEDPSSIDGYMRDACVFREEIDIPDTMSASIRYASGVQVSYSLNTYMPIEGHHIAFNGHKGRIEMRQYEKQPWTEPPADEILLVKSFGGGVERIWVPHEPGGHYGGDNRMRDMIFKPGSNDRLRQRAGSRAGAMSVLCGVAALRSAREGGSQPIKSLPL; this is encoded by the coding sequence ATGCCTGAAAGGCTGAAACGCAAACGTTATGCGCTGGTCGGCACCGGCAATCGCGGCACCACCATGTGGGGCCGCGAACTTTTGGCCGGCTGGAGCGATTATGTCGAACTGGTCGGCATTTGCGACCTGAACCTGATGCGCGCCGAACGCGCCCGCGCCATGATGGGATCAAGCGCGCCGCTTTACGATGATTTCGAGCGGATGATGGTGGAGCAGCGGCCCGAACTGGTGATCGTCTGCACCCCTGACGATACCCATGACGACATCATTATCCGCGCGCTGGAAGGCGGGGCCGATGTCATCAGTGAAAAACCCATGACCACCACCCCCGAAAAGATCGACCGCATTCGCGCGGCGGAAGCCAAAAGCGGCCGCCGTGTCGATGTGTCCTTCAATTACCGTTTCTCGCCCACCGCCGCGCGGATCAAAGAACTGATCGACGACGGCGCCATCGGCACGGTTACCTCGGTCGACTTCCACTGGTATCTCGATAATCAGCACGGCGCGGACTACTTTCGCCGCTGGCACGCCTTCACCGAACATTCCGGCAGCCTGTTCGTGCACAAGGCCACGCACCATTTCGATCTTCTGAACTGGTATCTCGATTCCGACCCGGTGGAAGTGAAGGGCTTCGGGCAATTGCTGCATTATGGCAGGAACGGCCCCTTCCGCGGAACGCGCTGTCGCACCTGTCCGCACCAGGGTGAGTGCGATTATTTCATGGATCTCGGCGCCGATCCCTTCCTTGATGCACTCTATGAAGACCCGTCAAGCATCGATGGCTATATGCGTGACGCCTGCGTCTTCCGTGAGGAGATCGACATTCCCGATACGATGAGTGCCTCGATCCGCTACGCCAGCGGCGTGCAGGTTTCCTATTCGCTGAACACCTATATGCCAATCGAAGGCCATCACATCGCCTTTAACGGCCACAAGGGCCGCATCGAGATGCGGCAATACGAAAAGCAGCCGTGGACGGAGCCGCCGGCCGATGAAATCCTGCTGGTGAAAAGCTTCGGTGGCGGCGTCGAACGCATATGGGTGCCGCATGAGCCGGGCGGCCACTATGGTGGTGATAACCGCATGCGCGACATGATCTTCAAGCCCGGCTCCAACGACCGGCTGAGGCAACGGGCAGGATCACGCGCCGGCGCCATGTCTGTCCTCTGTGGCGTGGCGGCGCTGAGAAGTGCCCGCGAGGGCGGCTCCCAGCCGATAAAATCGCTGCCGCTGTGA
- a CDS encoding ABC transporter ATP-binding protein, which translates to MASSITLEKIVKRFGAFPVVHGIDLKIEPGEFTVFVGPSGCGKSTLLRMIAGLEEISEGDLRIDGERVNETAASKRGIAMVFQSYALYPHMSVYKNLAFGLETAGYKKPEVEARVQKAADILQIGPLLQRKPKALSGGQRQRVAIGRAIVREPKIFLFDEPLSNLDAELRVQMRVEIAKLHQTLGSTMIYVTHDQVEAMTMADKIVVLRDGRIMQVGRPLDLYNNPANQFVAGFIGSPKMNFLSAKVVSGDSSNRTIEVAGQRIVLEKPVAAGEGEPLTFGVRPEHVNPQAQSSLGEASIQLVEHLGGSTVVYTNTPDGQPATVLLDGQRQIRIGETIPFAFDLAKTHLFGADGRRI; encoded by the coding sequence ATGGCAAGCAGCATTACTCTGGAAAAAATCGTCAAGCGGTTCGGCGCTTTTCCGGTCGTTCACGGCATCGATCTGAAAATCGAGCCGGGCGAATTCACCGTTTTTGTCGGCCCCTCGGGCTGTGGCAAATCCACGCTTTTGCGCATGATTGCCGGACTGGAGGAAATCTCCGAGGGTGATCTTCGCATCGATGGCGAAAGGGTTAACGAAACAGCCGCCTCCAAACGCGGCATCGCCATGGTTTTCCAGTCCTATGCTCTTTATCCGCATATGAGCGTCTACAAGAACCTCGCCTTCGGGCTGGAAACCGCGGGCTACAAAAAACCGGAAGTCGAGGCGCGGGTGCAGAAGGCCGCCGATATCCTGCAGATCGGCCCGCTTTTGCAGCGCAAGCCGAAGGCGCTTTCGGGCGGCCAGCGCCAGCGTGTCGCCATCGGCCGGGCCATCGTGCGCGAGCCGAAAATCTTCCTCTTCGATGAGCCTTTGTCCAATCTCGATGCCGAATTGCGCGTGCAGATGCGCGTCGAAATCGCCAAGCTGCACCAGACGCTCGGCAGCACCATGATCTATGTGACGCACGACCAGGTGGAAGCCATGACCATGGCCGACAAGATCGTGGTCCTGCGAGACGGCCGCATCATGCAGGTCGGCCGCCCGCTCGATCTTTACAATAATCCGGCCAACCAGTTCGTCGCCGGTTTCATCGGCTCGCCGAAGATGAATTTCCTTTCTGCCAAAGTGGTTTCCGGCGACAGTTCCAATCGCACCATCGAGGTGGCCGGCCAGCGCATCGTGCTGGAAAAACCGGTTGCGGCCGGCGAAGGCGAACCACTGACCTTCGGCGTGCGCCCCGAACACGTCAACCCGCAGGCGCAATCCTCGCTCGGCGAAGCTTCCATCCAGCTCGTGGAACATCTGGGCGGCTCGACGGTGGTTTACACCAACACCCCGGACGGCCAACCGGCCACCGTGCTGCTGGACGGCCAGCGCCAGATCCGCATCGGCGAGACCATTCCCTTTGCGTTCGATCTAGCGAAAACGCACCTGTTCGGGGCGGATGGGCGGCGGATATGA